The following coding sequences lie in one Filimonas effusa genomic window:
- a CDS encoding glycosyltransferase family 8 protein → MKQDKIYLVVATDNFYAILLAALLKSIEENHHTPEHIELYIIDDGVSPANKQRIEAQSDRSKTTLHWFKSNEVVPADVKMPLDSSSFPLTSYMRLFSPYMMPPEAEKLIYLDVDMIAQEDISKLWQVSLDGHIFAAVRDIAEIVSCPWGGVPNWKELGMDPDTGYFNAGLMIMDTKRWKEERIGEQVIQIIHDNIKHVNLVDQYGLNIVLANRWLELDRRWNVFAVKNVPDPFIIHYLDIKPIFKSYNSTPAYQEIFYKYLRLTAWKNHKPVSDYRRLARKAYNKTKKKILSFFKR, encoded by the coding sequence ATGAAGCAGGATAAAATCTATTTAGTTGTTGCTACCGATAACTTTTATGCCATATTGCTGGCAGCACTTCTGAAATCAATAGAAGAGAACCATCATACTCCTGAACATATTGAACTGTATATTATCGACGACGGCGTATCTCCTGCCAACAAGCAGCGTATAGAAGCACAATCCGATCGTTCGAAAACAACCCTTCACTGGTTTAAAAGCAATGAGGTAGTTCCCGCCGATGTGAAAATGCCGCTCGACTCATCCTCATTCCCGCTTACCTCGTATATGAGATTGTTCTCTCCTTATATGATGCCGCCGGAAGCAGAGAAGCTGATTTATCTCGACGTGGATATGATTGCACAGGAAGACATCTCCAAACTCTGGCAGGTATCACTGGACGGGCATATTTTCGCTGCTGTAAGAGATATCGCAGAAATAGTAAGCTGTCCGTGGGGTGGCGTTCCTAACTGGAAAGAACTGGGTATGGACCCTGACACAGGTTACTTTAACGCAGGCCTCATGATCATGGATACCAAACGCTGGAAAGAAGAACGTATTGGGGAACAGGTTATCCAGATCATTCACGATAACATAAAACATGTAAACCTCGTAGACCAGTACGGATTAAATATTGTACTGGCCAACAGGTGGCTGGAGCTCGATAGGCGCTGGAATGTATTCGCCGTTAAAAATGTACCTGATCCGTTTATTATTCATTACCTGGATATTAAGCCCATTTTTAAATCATACAATTCAACCCCTGCCTACCAGGAGATCTTTTACAAATACCTTCGCCTCACCGCATGGAAAAACCATAAGCCGGTTAGCGACTACAGACGTCTCGCCAGAAAAGCCTACAACAAAACCAAAAAGAAGATCCTTAGCTTCTTTAAACGTTAA
- a CDS encoding glycosyltransferase family 2 protein, which translates to MSLFRLPGWIHQHLYPGRTYENLSEQEILDLKQRLSGFGHNSPDVSVMIPAWNEQDNIFRALSSLASNQTKYKVEIVVINNNSTDATQELLDKLGVVSYFQPEQGITHARQMGLNKAKGKYHLCADSDTLYPPHWIDTMVAPLTRDNGVVGVYGRYGFIPSPGEGRFLFFFYEKLTGLLIRLRKKNQEFVNVLGFNMGFITANGRNGSGFAVVQARKFDNARGEDYVEESEDGRMAVSLMKQGQLKLVTDNKARVFTSSRRITSEGGLLKSFSAKAKLHMNRMSEYLRSRKS; encoded by the coding sequence ATGTCGCTGTTTCGTTTACCAGGCTGGATCCATCAACATTTATATCCCGGCAGAACGTATGAGAACCTTTCGGAACAGGAAATCCTGGATCTGAAACAACGGCTCTCCGGCTTTGGGCACAACAGCCCGGATGTATCGGTAATGATTCCTGCCTGGAACGAACAAGACAATATTTTCAGAGCCCTTTCTTCGCTTGCATCGAACCAGACAAAATACAAGGTTGAAATTGTAGTCATCAATAATAACTCTACTGATGCCACACAGGAGTTGCTTGACAAGCTCGGAGTAGTTAGCTATTTTCAGCCGGAACAAGGCATTACACATGCCCGCCAGATGGGACTGAATAAAGCAAAAGGGAAATATCATTTATGTGCCGATTCTGATACGCTTTATCCTCCGCATTGGATAGACACTATGGTAGCACCGCTTACCCGCGATAATGGCGTTGTTGGCGTTTATGGGAGATACGGTTTTATACCCTCCCCGGGCGAAGGGCGCTTTCTCTTTTTCTTTTATGAGAAACTAACCGGATTACTCATTCGCCTGAGGAAGAAGAACCAGGAGTTTGTAAATGTACTTGGTTTTAATATGGGCTTTATCACTGCTAATGGACGTAACGGAAGCGGCTTCGCGGTAGTGCAGGCCCGCAAATTCGATAACGCCCGCGGCGAGGATTATGTAGAGGAATCGGAAGACGGCCGTATGGCGGTAAGTTTGATGAAACAAGGCCAACTGAAGCTGGTAACCGATAACAAAGCAAGAGTATTCACTTCTTCAAGACGCATTACCAGCGAGGGTGGTCTCTTAAAATCCTTTTCAGCAAAAGCCAAACTTCATATGAACAGGATGTCGGAATATTTAAGGTCGCGCAAGTCCTGA
- a CDS encoding PP2C family protein-serine/threonine phosphatase, translating into MTAIPEKKILIVDDNELFLRLLEKFFRGAGYKCILSNSVEHAFTSLQLEMPDIILSDYEMPGSNGFDFRQQLLAHKKYRHIPFVFLTAHTNDKMVLEGLGMQAVDFIDKQTPFPVIVSKLDNIIHTVQQTQELNTEELKKAASALNIKSAPSAPPELQGFGVNFIYKPYRDYPGGDFIDFVKADERYTFVVLGDVMGKKWQAWFFSFGFLSYVRSAIRICVLDHEYSPARILQKINTVICYDEVLQNVLSSLSMLMIDCTTGQITYAGAGDLPPLYYSSREQKIIQLTSSGLLMGLKQDGNYEDQVLDMQPNDKLLLFSDGMTDFTDETGKHNNYELFVEKMGSFLGNSKSFKALSDDLFAYFANLAPVDDCSMIFFQKTTT; encoded by the coding sequence ATGACAGCCATACCCGAGAAAAAGATCCTGATCGTTGATGACAACGAACTCTTCTTAAGGCTGCTGGAAAAGTTTTTCAGAGGAGCCGGGTATAAGTGCATTCTGTCGAATTCAGTAGAACATGCCTTTACTTCGCTTCAGCTGGAAATGCCGGATATTATATTATCTGATTACGAAATGCCCGGCAGCAACGGATTCGATTTTCGCCAGCAATTACTGGCGCATAAAAAGTACAGGCATATTCCTTTCGTATTTCTTACCGCACATACCAATGACAAGATGGTACTGGAAGGGCTGGGAATGCAGGCGGTAGACTTCATCGATAAACAAACGCCTTTCCCTGTTATTGTATCGAAGCTCGACAATATCATCCATACTGTTCAGCAGACGCAGGAACTGAATACAGAAGAACTGAAAAAAGCGGCAAGCGCCCTGAATATAAAGTCGGCACCTTCGGCGCCACCAGAGCTGCAGGGCTTCGGTGTTAATTTTATTTATAAGCCGTACCGCGATTATCCGGGCGGTGATTTCATAGACTTCGTTAAAGCCGATGAACGCTACACCTTTGTAGTACTTGGCGATGTTATGGGCAAAAAATGGCAGGCATGGTTCTTTAGTTTCGGCTTTCTTAGCTATGTGCGCTCTGCCATCCGTATCTGTGTACTTGATCATGAGTATTCTCCGGCACGTATCCTTCAAAAAATAAACACGGTAATTTGTTATGACGAGGTATTACAGAATGTACTCTCCAGCCTCTCAATGCTTATGATAGACTGTACTACAGGTCAGATCACTTATGCAGGAGCAGGCGACCTGCCGCCATTGTATTATAGCAGCCGGGAGCAAAAGATAATACAACTTACCTCATCCGGTTTGCTGATGGGATTGAAACAGGACGGGAATTATGAAGACCAGGTACTTGATATGCAGCCCAACGATAAATTACTGCTTTTCTCAGATGGCATGACCGACTTTACGGATGAAACCGGCAAGCACAACAACTATGAACTGTTCGTAGAAAAAATGGGCTCTTTCCTGGGCAACAGCAAATCTTTTAAAGCCTTGTCCGATGATCTGTTTGCGTATTTTGCGAACTTAGCGCCTGTAGACGATTGCAGTATGATTTTTTTTCAAAAAACAACCACATAA
- a CDS encoding STAS domain-containing protein translates to MILSSEERNGYLLATIELAEASLDKADAFRDEVSQLLDAGHKRVVISFEKVTYIDSSFLGALVASLKYAISKQADISLVSLQKDIYNLMHLIRIDKVFSIYNNIDEAVLKSEK, encoded by the coding sequence ATGATCTTATCATCAGAAGAAAGAAACGGTTACCTGCTGGCAACCATTGAACTGGCCGAGGCCAGCCTCGATAAGGCCGATGCCTTTAGAGACGAGGTAAGCCAGTTGCTCGACGCCGGGCATAAGCGTGTAGTCATCAGCTTTGAGAAAGTAACGTATATCGACAGTTCTTTCCTGGGCGCCCTGGTAGCAAGCCTGAAGTATGCTATTTCAAAACAGGCAGATATTTCGCTTGTTTCACTTCAAAAAGATATCTATAACCTGATGCACCTGATTAGAATAGACAAGGTGTTTTCTATTTATAACAATATTGATGAAGCCGTGCTAAAAAGTGAAAAATAG
- a CDS encoding glycosyltransferase gives MPRYQGISLLITHYNRSHSLERLLTKMAELDMQFEAIVVSDDGSKPEHLDYVRELATRYFFKLVTTPQNRGLGNNINKGQDAITTPYTLYIQEDFIPLPAFTERLQQGFSFMEADKSIDLVRFYGYFPPLVRPYKDGFSEMYFTLNPFSKGGYAKFYAYSDHPHLKRSSFPEKFGRYREGIKAERTEYRMMISFLQHKGKGLFYNDFQGLLEQYNPTDEPSTIRRGYWRNTGNWAVSFTREVYRHVRFHFDYLFS, from the coding sequence ATGCCCCGATATCAAGGAATCTCTTTGCTCATAACCCATTATAACCGCAGCCATTCGCTGGAGAGACTGCTGACAAAGATGGCAGAACTGGATATGCAGTTTGAAGCCATCGTGGTTTCGGACGACGGCAGCAAACCTGAACACCTGGATTACGTTCGGGAACTGGCTACGCGCTACTTTTTTAAACTGGTGACCACACCGCAGAACAGGGGACTTGGCAACAATATCAACAAAGGTCAGGACGCAATTACGACTCCCTATACGCTTTATATCCAGGAAGACTTTATACCGCTGCCCGCCTTTACAGAAAGGTTACAGCAGGGTTTCTCTTTTATGGAAGCCGACAAAAGCATAGATCTTGTAAGATTCTATGGCTATTTTCCACCGCTGGTGCGCCCCTATAAAGATGGCTTCTCTGAAATGTATTTCACCTTGAATCCATTCTCAAAGGGTGGTTATGCGAAGTTTTATGCATACAGTGACCATCCGCACCTCAAAAGGAGCAGTTTTCCTGAAAAGTTCGGACGGTACAGAGAAGGTATCAAAGCAGAAAGAACCGAATACCGTATGATGATCTCATTTCTGCAACATAAAGGCAAAGGCCTTTTCTATAACGACTTTCAAGGCCTGCTGGAGCAATACAATCCTACCGATGAACCAAGCACCATCCGTCGCGGTTACTGGCGCAATACGGGGAATTGGGCAGTGAGCTTTACGCGCGAAGTTTACCGGCATGTAAGATTTCATTTCGATTACTTGTTCAGTTAA